The nucleotide window CCCAGGGCGATCAGCAGCGCAAAGGCGGCCCGCGTGCGCACGAACGAGATGATGGCGCCCACGAGGATGACCAGCGACCCGCCGATGTTCTGCAGCAGGAACGGCAGCTTGATCGCCGCAGTCGGCGCCGAGCGGAACGCCTCGGTGGCCACAACGGCCGGGCCGGTTCCGCCGGTGAGCAGCGTCGCCGCCACGACCCAGACGGTGAGCGCCGCGGCGACGGCGAGGGTCACCTGGCCGAGCCGGGCGTTCATCAGGTAGGCGCTGCCCACGGAAAGGTAGGCGACGCAGCCGCTGGCGGTGGACCAGTAGAGCCACCAGAGCGCGGTGGGAATCTGCCCGGTCAGCTCGAACCAGAGCTCGGGCAGGGCCGCGCAGGCGATGAGGATCAGGCCGACTCCGTACCAGAGCGAGTGGGGCCGGGGCCGGTTGACGTAGCGGTAGATGAGCCGGCCGCCCAGCAGCAGGGACAGCAGAACCAGGACGGCGTTGGCGACGGTTGCCATCTGTCCTACTCACCTCTCCCGGAAGTATCCGATTCCCTTGCCGTGACGGTTTCGATGTTATCTTGACTTTCGGGCAGTGTCAAACGGATGCTGCAGGTATCGGGGCTAGGGTGCGCGCCCGATGCCGCGCCGGCGCCCCCCGCCGGAAAGGCGGGGGGCGCCGGGATCCGAAGGTCAGTCCGCCTTGTTGATGCGGGCGGGGCCCTTGTCCTCGATGCCGAAGTACTGGGCGAACACCGCCCGGGCCGCGGGCGCCACCCACGAGCCGTGGGCACCGCCTTCCACGAACACGGCCACGGCGATCTGGGGATCGTCATAGGGAGCGAACGCCACCGTGATGGCATCCGAATAGGCCTTACCGGTCTCGGCCGAGCCGGTCTTGGCCGCCACCGGAATCGGGAAGTCGCTGAACACCCAGGAGGCGGTGCCCAGGGCGTGGGTCGCACCCTTGCGCATCCCCTCGAAGGTCTGCCGCCAGGCCTCGTCGGTGGCCTCCACGTAGCCGGCGACCACGGGCTCCCGCCGCTGGACCACCTCGCCGGTGGCGCTGCGCACCTCCTGCACCAGGTAGGGCTGGTAGCGCACGCCCCGGTTGGCGATGGTGGCGGTGTAGACCGCGAGCTGCAGCGGCGACACCTGCACGTCGCCCTGGCCGATGGCCACGGAGAAAACGTGGCCCGGCTGCCAACGGTCGCCGTAGGAGGCCATCGTCGGCAGCACGCCCGGATCCTCGTAGGGCAGGTCGATGCCGGTGGGCCGGCCGAAGCCGAACTGCGTGAGGTACTCCGCCAGCTGGTCGATGCCCAGCCGGTAGCCGGTCTCATAGAAGTACGGGTTGCAGGACTGGGCGAGGGCCATGTCGAGGGCCAGGTAGCCCTGGTCCACCGGGTACCAGTTGCCGCGGGTCGGGTCGCGGTCGTAGACCACGTTGCAGTGGACGGTCTCGAAGGGACCGATCACGCCGCTGCTGACGCCCGCCAGGCCGACGCCCATCTTGTAGGTGGAGCCCGGGGCGAAGCCCTGGAGCGACCAGTTGATCAGCGGCGCCCCGGGGACGTTGATGTTCTCGTTGTACTCCTCTTCGGTGAGGCCGACGGTCATCGCCTTGATGAACAGGTTCGGGTCGTAGGTGGGCACCTGCGCCATGGCCAGCACGGCGCCGGTCTTCACGTCGATGGCGACCAGCGCCCCCCGGATCGGCTGCGCCTCGGGGTCGTTCTGGGCCTTGATCCAGGCGATGGTGGAGGCGAGCGCCTCCTCTGCCTTCTGCTGCAGGTCGAGGTCAAGGGTGAGGGTCAGGTCATACCCTGGTTTCGGGTCCGTCTCCTCCACGGTGCCCACCGGCCGCCCGGCCGGGTCGACCAGCTTGACCCGCCGGCCCGGCTCGCCCTGCAGCAGCCGCTCGTAGTAGAGCTCGATGCCGTCCTTGCCCACCACCGCGTCCGGGTGGTAGCCCTCGAACTCCGGGCTTTCCAGCTGCTCCTGCGAGATCGGCTGCACGTACCCCACGACGTTGCTGGCCAGCTTGCCGCCGGGGTACTTGCGGGCAGACTGGGTGACGATCGCCACCCCCGGGAACTCGGCCTGCCGCTCGATGAACGTGGCGACGATCTCCTGCGACAGGCCCGTCTTGATGAGCAGATCCTCGAACTGCCGGCCCTGGCGCTCGTGGATCCGCACCTGTTCCAGCACGTACCGGCTGATCTCCTCGGCCTTCGCGGCGTCGCCCCCGGCCAGGAGAAGGCTCAGTTCGGGCAGGATCTTCGCCACGTGCTCGGGATCCTGGTCATAGAGCATGGCAGCATAGACCGGCTCGCTGGTTGCCAGCGGCCGGCCGTTGCGATCATAGATTGCACCCCGGGGCCCGTGGCTGGGCAGCTCCATCTGGCTCTGGTTGACCGCCCGGCTCATCCACGCCGCCGATTCCACCACGGTCAGGCGGTAGAGACGCGAGCCGACGATGCCAACAGCCAGGACGATCGCGCCCAGCAGCACGAGCACCCGCTTCTGCTCGCTGCGCACCTTCACCGCCCCCCGTTATGGTCAGGGCAGCCAACCCCACGGATCCACCGGCTCTCCCCAGACGAGAACCGTAAAGTGGAGGTGCGGCCCTGTGGAATTCCCCGTGTTCCCGGAATAGCCGATGAGCTCACCCGCCTCCACCCAGTCGCCCGGGCTCACCGCCACGCTGTCCAGGTGAGCGTACATCGTCGTGATGCCGCCCCCGTGGTCGATCTTCACCGCGATCCCGTAGCCGCCCAGCCAGCCGGCCGTCGTGACCGTGCCGGCCTCCACGGCGGCCACCGGCGTGCCGTAGGCCACGTCGATGTCCAGGCCGTCGTGCAGGTGCCAGACGCCGGTGACCGGATGCACCCGCCAGCCAAACTCGTCGGTGGTGTTGCCGTACGCCGGCCAGAGGGCGAAGCGGCCCGCAGAATAGGACGTGCGCGAGCCGCCGCGGCTCGCGACCATCGTCCGCCGCGAGGGCGGCGTGCCGCCCGGCACGAAGAGGACCTGGCCAGGCTGCAGCGCGTCCGCGTCCACGTCGGGGTTGGCCGCGACGATCTCGTCGAAGTCGGCGTTGAAGGCGTCGGCCACGCCCCACATCGTGTCGCCCTGGACGACGGTGTAGACCAGCGCGTCCATGGACGGGATGAGCAGCTCCTGCCCGATCTGCAGGATGTCGTCGGCATACATGTCGTTCACGTACAGCAGGGTCTCCACCGACAGGCCGTAGCGCTGGGCGATGGCCTCGATGGTGTCCCCTTCGACCACGGTGTATGTGGTGACCTTCGGCTTCGGGGCCTCCTCCTGAGGCTCCGGCGGGGCCTCGGCCGCCAGGGCGGGAGCCGGGGCGGTCACCGCGGCCAGCGCGGCCTCGGCGCCCACGGTCGGCAGTTCCTCACGCCGAACGGTGTCGGTTGCGCCGGTACCGGGTTCGGACTGGTCGTCGGCCGCAGTGGATGCGGGTGCGGTCGTCGGAACTGCGGGCGGTCGGACCGCCGCGCCGACACCGCTCGCGACCACGGCCGCGAGGGCCACGCCGAAGACCCGGCGGCGTAACACGACTGAGCTGGGGAGGTTCAACTACGAAGACCTCCTTCAGGCCATTTCACGCGAAACACGTGTTACATTATACCTGTCCATCGGGCGACGCGGTATGGGCTTTTGAACCGATCTCGGCTACTCATCCGTGGATGGGCCGCAGATCAGGACCCACGAGCACTTCGCCAATCTCTTCCACGGCGATGCGGCCCGCAGACGCCTCGGCCAGTTCGGCGGCCACCACAGCCCGGTCGGCGGCGCGCACGCGAAACGCCAGCACGACCTCCTCGGCGAACTGGCTGTCCAACGTCAGCGCGCCGCGCTGCTGCAGGAGGTGCTGCACCTTGCCCAGCAGGCCGTAGTCGACCCGGATCCGCAGGTCGCAGGCCGCGATGGCCTCCGCCACGCCCGCGGCCTCCACGCCGGCCACGGCGGCCTGGCTGTACGCCCGCACGAGCCCGCCCGCGCCCAGGAGGATGCCGCCGAAGTAGCGGGTGACCACGATGGCCGTGTCGGAGAGCCCTTGCTTCTCCAGCACGTCGAAGATCGGACGGCCGGCCGTGCCGCTGGGCTCGCCGTCGTCCGACATCCGCTGGATCCCGCCGGCGGTGAAGGCGAAGCAGTTGTGCGTCGCCTCCGGGTGCGCGCCGCGGATCTCGTTGATGAAGGCCCACGCCGCCTCCTCGGAGGTGACCGGGGCCACGTTGGCGATGAAGCGCGACTTGCGAATGACGATCTCGGCCTGAGCGCGGCCGGCTACGGTTCGGTACGCCACCACTTCACCCCTTGCAAGACAGGTACGCCCCATGCAATTCTAGGAGTGCCCGTCGGTCCCCTGCCTCAGACTAAAAAGACAGGGCCCGACAAGCTGGAGGGATGGCACGTGGACGCAGCATCGGATCGGGGGGACCTGCTGGCCGGCGGCGACCTGCTCAGGCAGGCGGCGGCCGCATACGCGCGTACACTGGGGCCCGAGGACTACTGGTGGCTCGGCGTCGGCCTCGCCGCCAGCACACTGGCCGACCTGCAGGAGAAGGAATACGCCCTGCGGCGCATCCAGCAGCTGATGGACCGGCTGGGCCGCACAGGCGTCGAGGGCGACTGGTTCGAGCGCTTCCTGGTGGAGCTGGCGGCGCTGGACGCCGAGGGGCTGCTGTGGCCCCGGTTCGAGCGGGACCCCGACGGGGAGATGGTCCCGACGGGCGTAGCGGTGAACCCGGCGTTCGACGCCGAGTCCGGGTACATCCTGGCGCTCGCCCACCTGGCGATCGCCCGGGCGGTGAACGAGGGCGACGCGGAGGCCGTGGCGCCGCTGGCGGAGGCCATCGGGCAGATCGTGGCGGAAGGACTGCGCCCCGAGCACCGGGAGCAGGTGCGCGCGGCGCTGGAGATCGGCGCGCAGGAGCCGTGACCGCGGGGGCGGTCACGGCTCAGGCGTGTTTGCAGGCGTACATGCGCTCGTCGGCCCGGTCCAGCAGCTTCTGCCACTCGGACTGCTGGGCCGTCTCGACGCCGATGTCCAGGTAGAGCCTCGGCTCGTCCTCGGACCGCTCCCGGTTCCACTCCTCCACCCGCTGCAGCACGCGCTCGGCGATGGCCTGGGCCTCCTGCCGGCCGGTGTCGGCCAGCACCACCAGGAACTCGTCGCCGCCGTACCGCACGACCAGGTCGCGCGACCGGACGCTGTTGGAGATGATCTGCGCGCACTGCTGCAGGACCCAGTCGCCGGTGAGGTGGCCCCAGCGGTCGTTGATCTGCTTGAACTTCCGGCAGTCGATCAGCAGCACCGACACCTCGCGCGACTCGCTCTTCACGCGCTGCGACCACTCGTTGAGGTAGTGCCGGTTGTAGACGCCCGTCAGCGCGTCCCGCCTGGCCAGCCGCTCCTCCAGTTCCGCCCGGGAGATGGCGTCGGAGACGTGGGCCGCCATCAGCTCCAGCAGGTGCAGGTCGCTCAGCTGGTACTGGTTCTTCCCCTGCCGGTCCACCCGCAGCACGCCGTAGAGCCGGCCGTTGGTCATGAGCGGCACGACGAGGATCGACTCGTCCTCCCGCGGCGTGCCGGGCACCTGGACCGAGCGGGGATCGTCCACCGCGTCGTTGGTGAAGATCGACTGGCCGTGCTTGGCCACCCAGCCGGACAGGCCCACGCCGACCCGGATCGTAGTGGTCATGATGGCCTCCCGCTCCTCAGGGGAGAGCGGGGCCTCGCTGTGCAGGTAGTGGGGCCGCAGCACCTGCGCCTGCTCGTCCAGCAGCAGGACGATGCCGGTGCGGCTGCCGGTGGCCCGCACGATGTGCCGGACCGCCGCCTGCACCACGTCCTGGACCCCGCGGGCCTTGAGCACGGGAAGCAGCTCCATCAGGCGGCGCAGGTGGTCGTTCTGGACGAGCTGCTCCCGGTGGCGGAGATAAAGCCACCGCACGACCGCGATCACGCCGGCCAGCACGGCGACCAGCATCAGCTGGAACAGCGGGCGGGCGCCGCCGATGTGCGCACCCGCGACGCCGACGAGCAGGATCGAGACGTGCGTCCACAGGTACTTCTTGCGACAGTAGCCGGCGATCACCGCGGAGAGCAGCACCATCAGCGCCGGACCCGCCGGGGCCCCCGGATCAGCCCAGTAGAGCATCACGGCCGGGACGCTCAGCAGAACCACGGCCCAGGGCGCCGTCGGCCCCTCCGGGCGCCAGACCGTGTCGAACACGGCGGCAAAGCCCGTCAGGGAACCGATCATGCACGCCCACCAGGCGGCGCTCCACGGCTGGTGGCGGTAGAGCAGCAGACCCGACAGGAAGAGCACCTCCACGGTCACCACCGCGAGAACGGAAAAAAGGACCCGCCCGCCCGACCGCAGACCGGTCATCTCCTCCCGCTCGTTCGGTTGTGTTCGAGTCACGCTGCCACCCCCCTGGGGCAAACCCGACGCGCAACGCGGCTCATAGATGTTTCTCGTTCGCCCCGCCCTATTCCTTCACACCGCCCGCGATGCGACGCACAATTTAAACCGGCCAGCCGTTCGGCTGGCCGGCTCGGCTCAGTCAGGACGGAACGGCCCGGGCGGGATGTTGTCCTTCAGCAGCGGCACCACCTTGCCGGAGCCGCTCCCCGGGTCGCTCCTGCGGGAGCCCCGGGCGCGCCCGCCCAGGGACTGCTCCAGGCGGTGCACGCGGTAGATCAGGTAGAGCACCGCTGCCAGTTGGAGCAGGACGAGGACCTGCAGTGTCTCCATGCCGAACGCCTCCCCGTGCGAGTCGCTTACACTATTGACGTTCCACGGGCGACTTCCGTTCGGGCGAACGCCTTCCAATGGCGGCCTGACCCGCCAGCGAGCTGATCAGGCACCGGGTGCACTCGCCGGAGCAGCCTTTCGGCACCGCCAGCGCCGCGCGGCAGCGCAGGCAGCGGGAGGCGCCGGGGCCGTTCTGGTACCCGCACCGGGGGCAGAGTCCGTTCGGATCGCATGCGCCGGCCATGGGTCAGGCCTCCCTCCGCTACCAGATGAGGACCCGGTGGAAGATGCCGCCCAGCAGTATCGCCAGCGCCACGTCGCCCAGCCACATCGCGGCGCCCTGCCGCCGGCCCCGCTCCTTGAACATGATCAAGATCGAGGCGATGCACGGGGTGAAGAGCGTGATGGTCACGACGGCGACCATCGTCTGGTGCGGGGTCAGCGCCATGTCGTAGAGACCGGCGGCGCCGAAGTCCCGGCGCACGAAGCCCATGATGAACGCCTGTGCGGCGGCCCGGGGCAGGCCGAGCCACCCCTCGGTGATCGGCGCCAGGAAGCCCTCCATGGCCGCCAGCGCGCCGGTCTGCTGGAGGATCGAGATCAGGAGGGCGCCGCCCGCGAAGAACATCCAGGCCTCGGAGATGAAGCCCTTCGTCTTCAGGTAGGTCTTCTGCAGCACGTTCTTGATGCGCGGCAGCCGGAGCGGCGGCAGGTCGATGAGCAGGTCGGACGAGCTGCCGGGCAGCACCCGGTTGAGCAGCATTCCGGTCACGCCGTAGACCAGCAGGAGCAGCACGATGAAGGTGGCGATGTAGACCGGCCCCAGCGGGGCGAGCATCACGGTGATCACGGCCAGCTGCGCAGAGCAGGGGATCGCCAGGGAGAGCAGGAAGGTGGCGATCGTCCGCTCGCGCTGCGTCCCCATCAGCCGGGTGGTGACGGTGGCCATGGTCACGCAGCCGAAGCCGAGGATGGTCGGGATGATCGCCCGCCCGTTCAGGCCGACCTTCGTCATCAGCCGGTCGACCAGCACGGCGATCCGGGGCAGGTAGCCCGAATCCTCCGCGACGGAGAGGAACAGGTAGAAGCCCAGCACCAGCGGCAGGAGCAGGCCCAGCAGGTAGGAGACCGTCATGGTCAGCAGGCCGAACTCCCCGATCAGGATCTCGCCGAGGAACGACTCCGGCTGCACGAAGCGTCCGACCAGTGCGGTGATCCAGGGCACGTAGTACTCGCCCATCCAGACCTCTTCGGTGATGCCGACCACGTCCTGGGCCACCCAGACGCCGAGCACCTGGTACATCAGGTACAGGAAGCCGGCGAGCACCAGGAGGCCCCCCAGCGGGTGGAGCGTGAGGCGGCCGAGGCGGGTGGAGAGGCTGGCTCCCGAGCTGGTCTCCCGGACCACGCGCTCGGCGATCTCGTCGGCCCGCCTGCGCCGGGCCCGGTACATCTCCTCCCGCAGCCCGGGCCCCGGCCGCCCCAGCCGCTCACAGATCGCCGGGTCGTCCTCCAGCCACATCACGGCATCGGCGGGCGGCAGGTCCCCGGGCATCCGCTCCGCCACCTCGGGGGTCGGAATGCCCCGCCGAACCCGGGCGACGGCGGCCTTGAGCTCGGCGATCCCCTCGCCGCGGACGGCGACGGTGGGGATGACCTCGACCCCCAGTTCGGCCGAGAGGCGGGTCACGTCGATCTCCATGCCGTTGGCCCTGGCCTCGTCCATCAGGTTCAAGGCGACGACCACGGGGAAGCCCATGTCGATGATCTGCAGCGTCAGGAACAGGTCCCGGTCCAGGTGCGCCGCGTCCACCACGTTGATAATCGCATCAGCCTGCAGGATCATGTCCCGGGCTACCCGCTCCTCCTCGTTGAAGGCGGAGACGCCATAGACGCCGGGGGTGTCGAAAATGCCGACATCGCCCATCCGTCCGGATGCGATGTCGACAGTGGTTCCGGGGTAGTTTGAGACCTCCACGTAGACGCCCGTCAGGCCGTGAAAGACCGCGGACTTCCCCACGTTGGGGTTGCCGACCAGCACCACCCGCTTCGCCTGGGTGGGGATCGCAGCCGTGGCGGAGGAGCCGTGGCAGTGCGGCTGGGTCATCTGCTATCCCTCCACCAGCTCGACTGTGATGCGGTGCGCCAGGTTCCGCCCCAGGGCCATCTCCTGCTTGCCCTTGCGCACCACGACGGGGCCCCCGGGCAGCACGGTCTGGCAGGCGGCGCGCGCCCCCTCGGCGATGCCGAACCGGATGGCCGCCAGTCGGGCTTGGGGGTCATCGATCGTGCGGATGACGAATACCTGGCCTGGCCTGGTCTGGTCGAGCGTCATGCGTGCCACATCCTTCGGTAGTGAGAATCGTTATCGTTCATCCCTATTTAATCAGCCCTGGGCTTGGCTGTTCAAGAGCCGAAGAGGCGCATTTTAGGATAAACTAGTAGAGTGTTGACCCTACAAATGTCTACTGCCCATCCGAAACAGCCCCCGCGCGCCGCGAACCCGACCACCGGGCGCAGCGCGCGCCTCCCGGAGGCGCGCCCGAGGGCGCCCACTGGAGCACCTGCCCGGCACGGGATAGTACTTTGGTGCCTCCCTCCCTTTTCATCCAATCAACTACAATGCTAAAGAAAAGTCCGATACCAGGGGTGAGGCTTGTGCCTGTTGTGGAAGCGCTGGTGCTGCCCCTGATTGCGATCGGCGTCGGCTTCCACCTGGCGGTCAGCTGGGCGCTGCTCTGGCGGTACTACCAGACCCGGGAGCGCTCGCTGCTCACCTGGGGCGTGGGCTGGCTCGTCCTGACCCTGCACGTC belongs to Symbiobacterium terraclitae and includes:
- the mrdA gene encoding penicillin-binding protein 2, yielding MRSEQKRVLVLLGAIVLAVGIVGSRLYRLTVVESAAWMSRAVNQSQMELPSHGPRGAIYDRNGRPLATSEPVYAAMLYDQDPEHVAKILPELSLLLAGGDAAKAEEISRYVLEQVRIHERQGRQFEDLLIKTGLSQEIVATFIERQAEFPGVAIVTQSARKYPGGKLASNVVGYVQPISQEQLESPEFEGYHPDAVVGKDGIELYYERLLQGEPGRRVKLVDPAGRPVGTVEETDPKPGYDLTLTLDLDLQQKAEEALASTIAWIKAQNDPEAQPIRGALVAIDVKTGAVLAMAQVPTYDPNLFIKAMTVGLTEEEYNENINVPGAPLINWSLQGFAPGSTYKMGVGLAGVSSGVIGPFETVHCNVVYDRDPTRGNWYPVDQGYLALDMALAQSCNPYFYETGYRLGIDQLAEYLTQFGFGRPTGIDLPYEDPGVLPTMASYGDRWQPGHVFSVAIGQGDVQVSPLQLAVYTATIANRGVRYQPYLVQEVRSATGEVVQRREPVVAGYVEATDEAWRQTFEGMRKGATHALGTASWVFSDFPIPVAAKTGSAETGKAYSDAITVAFAPYDDPQIAVAVFVEGGAHGSWVAPAARAVFAQYFGIEDKGPARINKAD
- a CDS encoding peptidoglycan DD-metalloendopeptidase family protein, translated to MNLPSSVVLRRRVFGVALAAVVASGVGAAVRPPAVPTTAPASTAADDQSEPGTGATDTVRREELPTVGAEAALAAVTAPAPALAAEAPPEPQEEAPKPKVTTYTVVEGDTIEAIAQRYGLSVETLLYVNDMYADDILQIGQELLIPSMDALVYTVVQGDTMWGVADAFNADFDEIVAANPDVDADALQPGQVLFVPGGTPPSRRTMVASRGGSRTSYSAGRFALWPAYGNTTDEFGWRVHPVTGVWHLHDGLDIDVAYGTPVAAVEAGTVTTAGWLGGYGIAVKIDHGGGITTMYAHLDSVAVSPGDWVEAGELIGYSGNTGNSTGPHLHFTVLVWGEPVDPWGWLP
- a CDS encoding FeoA family protein; the encoded protein is MTLDQTRPGQVFVIRTIDDPQARLAAIRFGIAEGARAACQTVLPGGPVVVRKGKQEMALGRNLAHRITVELVEG
- a CDS encoding GGDEF domain-containing protein, with the protein product MTRTQPNEREEMTGLRSGGRVLFSVLAVVTVEVLFLSGLLLYRHQPWSAAWWACMIGSLTGFAAVFDTVWRPEGPTAPWAVVLLSVPAVMLYWADPGAPAGPALMVLLSAVIAGYCRKKYLWTHVSILLVGVAGAHIGGARPLFQLMLVAVLAGVIAVVRWLYLRHREQLVQNDHLRRLMELLPVLKARGVQDVVQAAVRHIVRATGSRTGIVLLLDEQAQVLRPHYLHSEAPLSPEEREAIMTTTIRVGVGLSGWVAKHGQSIFTNDAVDDPRSVQVPGTPREDESILVVPLMTNGRLYGVLRVDRQGKNQYQLSDLHLLELMAAHVSDAISRAELEERLARRDALTGVYNRHYLNEWSQRVKSESREVSVLLIDCRKFKQINDRWGHLTGDWVLQQCAQIISNSVRSRDLVVRYGGDEFLVVLADTGRQEAQAIAERVLQRVEEWNRERSEDEPRLYLDIGVETAQQSEWQKLLDRADERMYACKHA
- a CDS encoding YigZ family protein, with amino-acid sequence MAYRTVAGRAQAEIVIRKSRFIANVAPVTSEEAAWAFINEIRGAHPEATHNCFAFTAGGIQRMSDDGEPSGTAGRPIFDVLEKQGLSDTAIVVTRYFGGILLGAGGLVRAYSQAAVAGVEAAGVAEAIAACDLRIRVDYGLLGKVQHLLQQRGALTLDSQFAEEVVLAFRVRAADRAVVAAELAEASAGRIAVEEIGEVLVGPDLRPIHG
- the feoB gene encoding ferrous iron transport protein B translates to MTQPHCHGSSATAAIPTQAKRVVLVGNPNVGKSAVFHGLTGVYVEVSNYPGTTVDIASGRMGDVGIFDTPGVYGVSAFNEEERVARDMILQADAIINVVDAAHLDRDLFLTLQIIDMGFPVVVALNLMDEARANGMEIDVTRLSAELGVEVIPTVAVRGEGIAELKAAVARVRRGIPTPEVAERMPGDLPPADAVMWLEDDPAICERLGRPGPGLREEMYRARRRRADEIAERVVRETSSGASLSTRLGRLTLHPLGGLLVLAGFLYLMYQVLGVWVAQDVVGITEEVWMGEYYVPWITALVGRFVQPESFLGEILIGEFGLLTMTVSYLLGLLLPLVLGFYLFLSVAEDSGYLPRIAVLVDRLMTKVGLNGRAIIPTILGFGCVTMATVTTRLMGTQRERTIATFLLSLAIPCSAQLAVITVMLAPLGPVYIATFIVLLLLVYGVTGMLLNRVLPGSSSDLLIDLPPLRLPRIKNVLQKTYLKTKGFISEAWMFFAGGALLISILQQTGALAAMEGFLAPITEGWLGLPRAAAQAFIMGFVRRDFGAAGLYDMALTPHQTMVAVVTITLFTPCIASILIMFKERGRRQGAAMWLGDVALAILLGGIFHRVLIW